The region AAGGCGCAAAGGTGGTCATTCTGGGTGACGGAACGATGTCGCCGAAGGTGTTTATGCTTAAAGACAACAGGCTGGTTGTCGATATCCCTGGTACAAAGAACAAGGTCAGGCCGAGTGTCGTACCCGTACGCAAGGGCGGGCTCGCCAGGGTTCGCGTTGCGCAGCACGAAGATAAAGTACGCGTGGTTTTAGACCTTACAAAGCCGCTTGAGTACACGGTTACCCCCGAAGGCAATACCTTGATCGTTGTATTGGGGCCGATTCTCATGGCTAAACCGGAAGAAAAACTCCCGAAAGAGACTGCTGCAGCGCAAGAACAGGAAAAGGTTTCAACGGTTGAAGTTGAAAAAGAAGTCGCTGTACCTCAGGAGGCCGTAGCAGCTGTGCCCCCTGCGGTCAGCAAAGAAGAAAGAGAAGTGGGGACCGGGAAACAGGGGTTAGCGGTCACCGACAGGACGTTGCTTGCGGGCGGCAGTAAATTCTCCGGCAGGAAGATCTCTCTTGATCTTCAGGATGCGGACCTGATCAATGTCATGCGCCTTTTTGCCGAGGTCGCCAATTTGAATATTATCCTTTCGCCCGAGGTAAAAGGCAGAGTTACCGTTCGCATGGTCAACATTCCCTGGGACCAGGCCATGGATATTATTCTGAAGATGAACGGCCTTGGATACGTGCTTGAGGACAATATTCTTCGCATCGCCTCAGTGGGCGCGCTTACCAAAGAAGCTGAAGATGAAATGCGGTCAAAGGAAGCGAAAAAGAAAGCGGAAGACCTGATAACGCGGATCATCCCCGTCAATTATGCCAAGGCGGCGGAAATCGAGCCGACGATAAAAAAATCGCTTTCTCCGCGCGGAGAAACCGTTACGGATACCAGAACCAATACCCTTATCATAAAGGATATCGCGCGGAACGTCGATGAGGTCGTGTCTCTCATCAAGCTGCTGGACAAGCCCATTGCTCAAATAATGATCGAGGCGAGGATTGTAGAGGCCTCCTTGAATTTCAACCGGAGCCTCGGTGTGCAATGGGGCGGTTCGCAAAAGTCCGACGCTGCGCACGGCAATCCAATTGGTGTTGCATTCCCGAATGCCGTAGGAATCACGGGCGGTCCGACCATGGGAGCAACGCCTTCAGGGTCGGGCAACTACTTTGTCAACATGCCGGCGCCTGCCGGAGCGGGCACGGGCGGCGGAGCGATTGGCTTTACGTTCGGCTCCATCAGTAAATCATTGAATCTTGACCTTGTCCTTTCCGCGCTCGAATCAACAGGAGAAGGCAAAGTCATCTCGACCCCGCGGGTCAGCGCGCTTGACAACAAGGAAGCCAAGATCGAGCAGGGGATTTCCATCCCCTTCTCAACAACATCGGCATCGGGGACGCAGATACAGTTCATTGACGCCAAACTCTCACTCATTGTCACTCCGCATGCGACACCGGACAATAAGATCTTCATGAAAATTCAAGCGACAAAAAATGCACCAGATACCTCGCTCCTGGGTGCTTCGGGACAGCC is a window of Nitrospirota bacterium DNA encoding:
- the pilQ gene encoding type IV pilus secretin PilQ, with product MKYAQPPKVSWLICFISLTLVLFTGCGSKAPGTAQKQGDPVLLNRIEPRDVDGKTEIVIEGTGPILQYTSFQLTEPLRLVVDISDADISKFTTKMDVNSGAIVDITPSQKDTIARLEIALSQAVDTKVYQLDGKLMVELAKPVEEAKAAPETVVPAPQLEQPKQEQAPQPEQISTATIVSAIQASADKEGAKVVILGDGTMSPKVFMLKDNRLVVDIPGTKNKVRPSVVPVRKGGLARVRVAQHEDKVRVVLDLTKPLEYTVTPEGNTLIVVLGPILMAKPEEKLPKETAAAQEQEKVSTVEVEKEVAVPQEAVAAVPPAVSKEEREVGTGKQGLAVTDRTLLAGGSKFSGRKISLDLQDADLINVMRLFAEVANLNIILSPEVKGRVTVRMVNIPWDQAMDIILKMNGLGYVLEDNILRIASVGALTKEAEDEMRSKEAKKKAEDLITRIIPVNYAKAAEIEPTIKKSLSPRGETVTDTRTNTLIIKDIARNVDEVVSLIKLLDKPIAQIMIEARIVEASLNFNRSLGVQWGGSQKSDAAHGNPIGVAFPNAVGITGGPTMGATPSGSGNYFVNMPAPAGAGTGGGAIGFTFGSISKSLNLDLVLSALESTGEGKVISTPRVSALDNKEAKIEQGISIPFSTTSASGTQIQFIDAKLSLIVTPHATPDNKIFMKIQATKNAPDTSLLGASGQPSIRKNEATTEILLADGETAVIGGILVMDRGQTITKVPFFGDLPLIGWLFKSKTTREEKRELIIFITPRVVRQEVI